A genomic window from Pseudomonas alcaligenes includes:
- a CDS encoding lipid asymmetry maintenance protein MlaB, whose amino-acid sequence MTDGAIRVGPAGELLLSGVLDHRSGPPLREAGRKLIQDAAGSSLVLDCAGVEKSSSVGLSLLLAFMRDARAAGKGLVLRGLPQDMREIAKVSGLHELLEARA is encoded by the coding sequence ATGACGGATGGCGCCATTCGGGTCGGCCCGGCCGGCGAGCTGCTGCTCAGTGGCGTGCTCGACCATCGTAGCGGCCCGCCGCTGCGCGAGGCCGGGCGCAAGCTGATCCAGGACGCTGCCGGCAGCAGCCTGGTGCTGGATTGCGCGGGGGTGGAGAAGTCCAGCAGTGTCGGCCTGTCGCTGCTGCTGGCCTTCATGCGCGACGCCCGGGCGGCCGGCAAGGGCCTGGTCCTGCGCGGGCTGCCGCAGGACATGCGCGAGATCGCCAAGGTCTCCGGCCTGCACGAGCTGCTCGAAGCCCGGGCCTGA
- the algW gene encoding Do family serine endopeptidase AlgW gives MLKALRFLGWPLLAGLLLALLLIQRYPQWVGLPANEVHLQQAPQYGIAQEGPVSYADAVSRAAPAVANLYTTKVVSKSTHPLLEDPVFRRFFGDSLPRQRRMESSLGSAVIMSAEGYLLTNNHVVAGADQIVVALKDGRETLARIIGSDPETDLAVLKIDLKNLPAITLGRSDQIKIGDVTLAIGNPFGVGQTVTMGIISATGRNQLGLNTYEDFIQTDAAINPGNSGGALVDAHGNLIGINTAIFSKSGGSQGIGFAIPVKLAREVMKAIIEHGQVIRGWLGIEVQPLTPELAESFGLQGRAGILVAGIYRGGPAQLAGLQPGDLILRIAGEEAVDGRRSMNQVARTQPGEKITIEVLRGGEPLELTAEIGVRPPAEVQQ, from the coding sequence ATGCTCAAGGCCCTGCGCTTCCTTGGCTGGCCCCTGCTGGCCGGCCTGCTGCTGGCACTGCTGCTGATCCAGCGCTACCCGCAATGGGTCGGCCTGCCCGCCAACGAGGTGCACCTGCAGCAGGCGCCGCAATACGGCATCGCCCAGGAGGGCCCGGTGTCCTATGCCGATGCGGTGAGCCGCGCGGCACCGGCGGTGGCCAACCTGTACACCACCAAGGTGGTCAGCAAGTCGACCCACCCGCTACTGGAAGACCCGGTGTTCCGCCGTTTCTTCGGCGACAGCCTGCCCCGGCAGCGGCGCATGGAGTCGAGCCTGGGCTCGGCGGTGATCATGAGCGCCGAAGGCTATCTGCTGACCAACAACCACGTGGTGGCCGGCGCCGACCAGATCGTGGTGGCGCTCAAGGACGGCCGCGAGACCCTGGCGCGGATCATCGGCAGCGACCCGGAAACCGACCTGGCGGTGCTCAAGATCGACCTGAAGAACCTGCCCGCCATCACCCTCGGACGCTCCGACCAGATCAAGATCGGCGACGTCACCCTGGCCATCGGCAACCCCTTCGGCGTCGGCCAGACCGTGACCATGGGCATCATCAGCGCCACCGGGCGCAACCAGCTGGGCCTGAACACCTACGAGGACTTCATCCAGACCGACGCGGCAATCAACCCGGGCAACTCCGGGGGTGCCCTGGTCGACGCCCACGGCAACCTGATCGGCATCAACACGGCGATCTTCTCCAAGTCCGGCGGTTCCCAGGGCATCGGCTTCGCCATCCCGGTCAAGCTGGCCCGCGAAGTGATGAAGGCGATCATCGAGCACGGTCAGGTGATTCGTGGCTGGCTGGGCATCGAGGTGCAGCCGCTGACCCCGGAGCTGGCCGAGTCCTTCGGCCTGCAGGGGCGCGCCGGCATCCTGGTGGCCGGCATCTACCGCGGCGGCCCGGCGCAGCTGGCCGGCCTGCAGCCCGGCGACCTGATCCTGCGTATTGCCGGCGAGGAGGCGGTGGACGGCCGCCGCTCGATGAACCAGGTGGCGCGCACCCAACCCGGCGAGAAGATCACCATCGAGGTGCTGCGTGGCGGCGAACCCCTGGAGCTGACCGCCGAGATCGGTGTCAGGCCACCGGCCGAAGTGCAGCAGTGA
- a CDS encoding Nif3-like dinuclear metal center hexameric protein, giving the protein MAIALRTLVEEADRYLNAQRIADYCPNGLQVEGRPQVRRIVSGVTASQALLDAAVEAEADVVLVHHGYFWKGEDACITGMKRRRLQTLLGNDISLLAYHLPLDLHPEVGNNVQLARQLDITVEGPLDPDNPKVVGLLGSLAEPMSARDFARRVQEVLGREPLLVEGQGMVRRVGWCTGGGQGYIDQAIAAGVDLFLTGEASEQTFHSARENGVGFIAAGHHATERYGVQALGDYLARRFAIEHLFIDCPNPV; this is encoded by the coding sequence ATGGCCATCGCCCTGCGTACCCTGGTCGAAGAGGCCGACCGCTACCTGAATGCCCAGCGCATCGCCGACTACTGCCCCAACGGCCTGCAGGTCGAGGGCCGCCCGCAGGTGCGGCGCATCGTCAGCGGCGTCACCGCCAGCCAGGCGTTGCTGGATGCCGCGGTGGAGGCCGAGGCCGACGTGGTGCTGGTGCACCACGGCTACTTCTGGAAAGGCGAGGACGCCTGCATCACCGGCATGAAGCGCCGCCGCCTGCAGACCCTGCTGGGAAACGACATCAGCCTGCTGGCCTATCACCTGCCGCTGGACCTGCACCCGGAAGTCGGCAACAACGTGCAGCTGGCGCGCCAGCTGGACATCACGGTCGAGGGGCCGCTCGATCCGGACAATCCCAAGGTGGTCGGCCTGCTCGGCTCGCTGGCCGAGCCCATGAGCGCCCGCGACTTCGCCCGCCGGGTGCAGGAAGTGCTGGGGCGCGAGCCGCTGCTGGTGGAAGGCCAGGGCATGGTGCGCCGGGTCGGCTGGTGCACCGGCGGTGGCCAGGGTTATATCGACCAGGCCATCGCCGCCGGGGTCGATCTGTTCCTCACCGGCGAAGCCTCCGAACAGACCTTCCACAGCGCCCGCGAGAACGGTGTCGGCTTCATCGCCGCCGGCCATCACGCCACCGAGCGCTATGGCGTACAGGCCCTGGGCGATTACCTGGCGCGGCGCTTCGCCATCGAGCATCTGTTCATCGACTGCCCCAACCCGGTCTGA
- the murA gene encoding UDP-N-acetylglucosamine 1-carboxyvinyltransferase, which produces MDKLIITGGVRLDGEIRISGAKNSALPILAATLLADTPVTVCNLPHLHDITTMIELFGRMGVQPIIDEKLSVEVDASTIKTLVAPYELVKTMRASILVLGPMVARFGEAEVALPGGCAIGSRPVDLHIRGLEAMGAKIDVEGGYIKAKAPEGGLRGAHFFFDIVSVTGTENIMMAAALAKGRTVLENAAREPEVVDLANFINAMGGKVSGAGTDTIVIDGVERLGGGRYSVMPDRIETGTYLVAAAATGGRVKLKDTDPTILEAVLAKLQEAGAEITTGPDWIELDMKGKRPKAVNVRTAPYPAFPTDMQAQFISLNAIAEGTGTVIETVFENRFMHVYEMNRMGAQILVEGNTAIVTGVPALKGAPVMATDLRASASLVIAALVAEGETLIDRIYHIDRGYECIEEKLQLLGAKIRRVPG; this is translated from the coding sequence ATGGACAAACTGATCATTACCGGCGGCGTGCGCCTCGATGGCGAAATCCGCATTTCCGGCGCGAAGAACTCGGCCCTGCCGATTCTCGCCGCCACCCTGCTGGCCGATACCCCGGTCACCGTGTGCAACCTGCCGCACCTGCACGACATCACCACCATGATCGAACTGTTCGGCCGCATGGGCGTGCAGCCGATCATCGACGAGAAGCTCTCCGTCGAAGTGGATGCCAGCACCATCAAGACCCTGGTCGCGCCCTACGAGTTGGTCAAGACCATGCGCGCCTCGATCCTGGTGCTCGGCCCCATGGTCGCGCGTTTCGGCGAGGCCGAGGTTGCGCTGCCCGGCGGTTGCGCCATCGGTTCGCGCCCGGTCGACCTGCACATCCGCGGTCTCGAGGCGATGGGCGCCAAGATCGACGTCGAAGGTGGCTACATCAAGGCCAAGGCACCGGAAGGCGGCCTGCGCGGCGCGCACTTCTTCTTCGATATCGTCAGCGTGACCGGTACCGAGAACATCATGATGGCCGCGGCCCTGGCCAAGGGCCGCACCGTACTGGAAAACGCCGCGCGCGAGCCGGAAGTGGTCGACCTGGCCAACTTCATCAACGCCATGGGCGGCAAGGTCAGTGGCGCCGGCACCGATACCATCGTCATCGACGGCGTCGAGCGCCTCGGTGGTGGTCGCTACAGCGTGATGCCCGACCGCATCGAGACCGGCACCTACCTGGTGGCCGCGGCTGCCACCGGCGGCCGGGTCAAGCTGAAGGACACCGACCCGACCATCCTCGAGGCCGTGCTGGCCAAGTTGCAGGAGGCCGGCGCCGAGATCACCACCGGTCCGGACTGGATCGAGCTGGACATGAAGGGCAAGCGGCCGAAAGCCGTCAACGTGCGCACCGCGCCGTACCCGGCCTTCCCGACCGACATGCAGGCCCAGTTCATCTCCCTCAACGCCATCGCCGAGGGCACCGGCACCGTCATCGAGACGGTGTTCGAGAACCGCTTCATGCACGTCTACGAGATGAACCGTATGGGCGCGCAGATCCTGGTCGAAGGCAACACCGCCATCGTCACCGGCGTACCGGCGCTCAAGGGCGCCCCGGTGATGGCCACCGACCTGCGTGCCTCCGCCAGCCTGGTGATTGCCGCGCTGGTGGCCGAAGGCGAGACCCTGATCGACCGCATCTACCACATCGACCGTGGCTACGAGTGCATCGAGGAGAAGCTCCAGCTGCTCGGCGCCAAGATCCGCCGCGTGCCGGGCTAG
- the hisG gene encoding ATP phosphoribosyltransferase — protein MLTIALSKGRILDDTLPLLAAAGIEPTENPEKSRKLIIPTTQDDVQLLIVRATDVPTYVEHGAADLGVAGKDVLMEYGGQGLYEPLDLQIANCKLMTAGKVGAPEPKGRLRVATKFVNVAKRYYAEQGRQVDIIKLYGSMELAPLVGLADKIIDVVDTGNTLRANGLEPQELIAHISSRLIVNKASMKMQHGRIQALIDTLRGAVEARHRS, from the coding sequence ATGCTGACCATCGCGCTGTCCAAGGGCCGCATCCTCGACGACACCCTGCCGCTGCTCGCCGCAGCCGGCATCGAGCCGACCGAGAATCCGGAGAAGAGCCGCAAGCTGATCATCCCCACCACCCAGGATGACGTGCAGCTGCTGATCGTGCGCGCCACCGACGTGCCGACCTATGTCGAGCATGGCGCCGCCGACCTCGGCGTTGCCGGCAAGGACGTGCTGATGGAGTACGGCGGCCAGGGCCTGTACGAGCCGCTGGACCTGCAGATCGCCAACTGCAAGCTGATGACTGCCGGCAAGGTCGGCGCGCCGGAGCCCAAGGGCCGCCTGCGCGTGGCCACCAAGTTCGTCAACGTAGCCAAGCGCTATTACGCCGAGCAGGGCCGTCAGGTCGATATCATCAAGCTGTACGGCTCCATGGAGCTGGCGCCGCTGGTCGGCCTGGCCGACAAGATCATCGACGTGGTCGACACCGGCAACACCCTGCGCGCCAATGGCCTGGAGCCCCAGGAGCTGATCGCCCACATCAGTTCGCGGCTGATCGTCAACAAGGCCTCGATGAAGATGCAGCACGGTCGCATCCAGGCGCTGATCGATACCCTGCGGGGCGCCGTCGAGGCGCGACACCGCAGCTGA
- the hisC gene encoding histidinol-phosphate transaminase, whose amino-acid sequence MSKFWSPFVKDLVPYVPGEQPKLAKLVKLNTNENPYGPSPKAIAAMQAELGDSLRLYPDPNSDRLKQAVADYYGVSSAQVFVGNGSDEVLAHAFHGLFQHGKPLLFPDVTYSFYPVYCGLYGIPYEALALDEQFQIRVEDYARPNGGIIFPNPNAPTGCLLALEAIEQMLKASPDSVVVVDEAYVDFGGETAIKLVDRYPNLLVTQTLSKSRSLAGLRVGIAVGHPDLIEALERIKNSFNSYPLDRMAIAGAAAAFEDEDYFRATCQKVIDSREAVVAGLQRLGFEVLPSAANFVFARHPQKDAATLAAGLREQGVIVRHFKQARIAQFLRITIGTTEQNQALLDALGPLV is encoded by the coding sequence ATGAGCAAGTTCTGGAGCCCCTTCGTCAAGGACCTGGTGCCCTACGTGCCGGGCGAGCAGCCCAAGCTGGCCAAGCTGGTCAAGCTCAACACCAACGAGAACCCATACGGCCCGTCGCCCAAGGCGATCGCCGCCATGCAGGCCGAGCTGGGCGACAGCCTGCGCCTGTACCCGGACCCCAACAGCGATCGCCTCAAGCAGGCGGTAGCCGACTACTACGGGGTGAGCAGCGCCCAGGTATTCGTCGGCAACGGCTCCGACGAGGTGCTGGCGCATGCCTTCCACGGTCTGTTCCAGCATGGCAAGCCGCTGCTATTTCCGGACGTGACCTACAGCTTCTACCCGGTCTACTGCGGCCTGTACGGCATCCCCTACGAGGCGCTGGCGCTGGACGAGCAGTTCCAGATCCGCGTCGAGGACTACGCGCGGCCCAATGGCGGCATCATCTTTCCCAATCCCAACGCGCCGACCGGCTGCCTGCTGGCGCTGGAGGCCATCGAACAGATGCTCAAGGCCAGCCCGGACAGCGTGGTGGTGGTGGACGAGGCCTACGTCGACTTCGGCGGCGAGACGGCGATCAAGCTGGTCGATCGCTACCCGAACCTGCTGGTGACCCAGACCCTGTCCAAGTCGCGCTCGCTGGCCGGGCTGCGGGTCGGCATCGCGGTCGGTCATCCGGACCTGATCGAGGCGCTGGAGCGGATCAAGAACAGCTTCAACTCCTACCCGCTGGACCGCATGGCCATCGCCGGCGCGGCGGCGGCCTTCGAGGACGAGGACTACTTCCGCGCAACCTGCCAGAAGGTGATCGACAGCCGCGAGGCGGTGGTCGCCGGCCTGCAGCGCCTGGGTTTCGAGGTGCTGCCCTCGGCGGCCAACTTCGTCTTCGCCCGCCACCCGCAGAAGGATGCGGCGACCCTGGCCGCCGGTCTGCGCGAGCAGGGCGTGATCGTGCGCCACTTCAAGCAGGCGCGCATCGCCCAGTTCCTGCGCATCACCATCGGCACCACCGAGCAGAACCAGGCGTTGCTCGACGCCCTCGGGCCGCTGGTCTGA
- the hisD gene encoding histidinol dehydrogenase, with product MTAPVAIRRLDAADQDFARHLDHLLSWESVSDDAVNQRVLDIIQAVRERGDAAVVEFTQRFDGVEAQSMAELILPRARLELALTRISAEQRSALEKAAERVRLYHERQKQDSWSYTEADGTVLGQKVTPLDRAGLYVPGGKASYPSSVLMNAIPAKVAGVPEVVMVVPTPRGEVNEIVLAAACIAGVDRVFTIGGAQAVAALAYGTESVPPVDKIVGPGNIYVATAKRHVFGKVGIDMIAGPSEILVVCDGQTDPDWIAMDLFSQAEHDEDAQAILVSPDAAFLDRVAESIARLLPTLERESIARTSMEGRGALIQVADMAQAIEVANRIAPEHLELSVANPEQYLPQIRHAGAIFMGRYTAEALGDYCAGPNHVLPTSGTARFSSPLGVYDFQKRSSIIHCSAEGASELGKVASVLARGESLTAHARSAEYRIKN from the coding sequence ATGACCGCTCCCGTTGCCATCCGCCGACTCGATGCCGCTGACCAGGACTTCGCCAGGCACCTGGATCATCTGCTGAGCTGGGAAAGCGTGTCCGACGACGCGGTCAACCAGCGCGTGCTGGACATCATCCAGGCCGTGCGCGAGCGCGGCGACGCCGCCGTGGTGGAGTTCACCCAGCGTTTCGACGGCGTCGAGGCGCAGTCCATGGCCGAGCTGATCCTGCCGCGCGCGCGCCTGGAACTGGCCCTGACCCGCATCAGCGCCGAGCAGCGCAGTGCCCTGGAAAAGGCCGCCGAGCGCGTGCGCCTGTACCACGAGCGGCAGAAGCAGGATTCCTGGAGCTACACCGAGGCCGACGGCACCGTGCTGGGGCAGAAGGTCACCCCGCTGGACCGCGCCGGCCTCTACGTGCCGGGCGGTAAGGCCTCGTACCCCTCGTCGGTGCTGATGAACGCCATCCCGGCCAAGGTCGCCGGCGTGCCGGAAGTGGTGATGGTGGTGCCGACCCCGCGTGGCGAGGTCAACGAGATCGTCCTCGCCGCCGCCTGCATCGCTGGCGTCGACCGCGTGTTCACCATCGGCGGCGCCCAGGCCGTGGCCGCGCTGGCCTATGGCACCGAGAGCGTGCCGCCGGTCGATAAAATCGTCGGGCCCGGCAATATCTACGTGGCCACCGCCAAGCGCCATGTGTTCGGCAAGGTCGGCATCGACATGATCGCCGGGCCGTCGGAAATCCTGGTGGTCTGCGACGGCCAGACCGATCCGGACTGGATCGCCATGGACCTGTTCTCCCAGGCCGAGCACGACGAGGACGCCCAGGCCATCCTGGTCAGCCCGGACGCCGCCTTCCTCGACCGCGTGGCCGAGAGCATCGCCCGGCTGCTGCCGACCCTGGAGCGCGAGTCCATCGCCCGCACCTCCATGGAAGGCCGCGGCGCGCTGATCCAGGTCGCCGACATGGCCCAGGCCATCGAAGTGGCCAACCGTATCGCCCCGGAGCACCTGGAGCTGTCGGTGGCCAACCCCGAGCAGTACCTGCCGCAGATCCGCCACGCCGGCGCCATCTTCATGGGGCGCTATACGGCCGAGGCCCTGGGCGACTACTGCGCCGGCCCCAACCACGTGCTGCCGACCTCCGGCACCGCGCGCTTCTCCTCGCCGCTGGGCGTGTATGACTTCCAGAAGCGCTCGTCGATCATCCACTGCTCGGCCGAAGGCGCCTCCGAGCTGGGCAAGGTCGCCTCGGTGCTGGCCCGTGGCGAGTCGCTGACCGCCCACGCGCGCAGCGCCGAGTACCGCATCAAGAACTGA
- a CDS encoding BolA family protein: protein MQAVEVKNLLEAKLPNTRVEVEGEGCNFQLNLISDELAALSPVKRQQQIYAHLNAWIADGSIHAVTMKFFSQAAWAERS from the coding sequence ATGCAGGCCGTAGAAGTTAAGAACCTCCTGGAGGCCAAGCTGCCCAACACCCGCGTCGAGGTGGAGGGCGAAGGCTGCAACTTCCAGCTGAACCTGATCAGCGACGAGCTGGCCGCGCTCAGCCCGGTCAAGCGCCAGCAACAGATCTATGCCCACCTCAACGCCTGGATCGCCGATGGCAGCATCCACGCCGTGACCATGAAATTCTTCAGCCAGGCCGCCTGGGCCGAGCGTTCCTGA
- the cysD gene encoding sulfate adenylyltransferase subunit CysD, with the protein MLDKLTHLKQLEAESIHIIREVAAEFDNPVMLYSIGKDSAVMLHLARKAFFPGKLPFPVLHVDTRWKFQEMYRFREKMVSDYGLDLLTHINPDGVAQDMNPFTYGSAKHTDVMKTEGLKQALDKYGFDAAFGGARRDEEKSRAKERVYSFRDSKHRWDPKNQRPELWNVYNGKVKKGESIRVFPLSNWTELDIWQYIYLEQIPIVPLYFAAEREVIEMNGALIMIDDERILQYLTPEQKASITKKMVRFRTLGCYPLTGAVESTATTLPEIIQEMLLTRTSERQGRVIDHDQAGSMEEKKRQGYF; encoded by the coding sequence ATGCTCGACAAACTGACGCACCTGAAACAGCTCGAGGCGGAAAGCATCCACATCATCCGTGAAGTGGCCGCCGAGTTCGACAACCCGGTGATGCTGTACTCCATCGGTAAAGATTCCGCCGTGATGCTGCACCTCGCGCGCAAGGCCTTCTTCCCCGGCAAGCTGCCGTTCCCGGTGCTGCACGTCGATACCCGCTGGAAGTTCCAGGAGATGTATCGCTTCCGCGAGAAGATGGTCAGTGACTACGGTCTGGACCTGCTCACCCACATCAACCCCGATGGCGTGGCGCAGGACATGAACCCCTTCACCTACGGCAGTGCCAAGCACACCGACGTGATGAAGACCGAGGGCCTCAAGCAGGCGCTGGACAAGTACGGCTTCGACGCCGCCTTCGGTGGCGCGCGCCGCGACGAAGAGAAATCCCGCGCCAAGGAGCGCGTGTATTCCTTCCGCGACAGCAAGCACCGCTGGGACCCGAAGAACCAGCGTCCCGAGCTGTGGAACGTGTACAACGGCAAGGTCAAGAAGGGCGAGTCGATCCGCGTGTTCCCGCTGTCCAACTGGACCGAGCTGGACATCTGGCAGTACATCTACCTGGAGCAGATCCCGATCGTGCCGCTGTACTTCGCCGCCGAGCGCGAAGTGATCGAGATGAACGGCGCGCTGATCATGATCGACGACGAGCGCATCCTGCAGTACCTGACGCCCGAGCAGAAGGCCAGCATCACCAAGAAGATGGTGCGCTTCCGCACCCTCGGCTGCTACCCGCTGACCGGCGCCGTGGAGTCCACCGCCACCACGCTGCCGGAAATCATCCAGGAAATGCTCCTGACCCGTACTTCCGAGCGCC